The following are encoded in a window of Saccharothrix longispora genomic DNA:
- a CDS encoding DUF3145 domain-containing protein gives MSTRGSTSGVVYVHSSPSAVCPHVEWAISGTLGERADLKWAAQPAAPGQLRAECNWSGDAGTGARLVSALRAWPMLRFEVTEDPSPGVDGVRYCFVPVLGLWHARTSANGDIVVSEDQLRALAARSRGGESFAHGVDEILGAAWDDALEPFRRAGDGAPVTWLHRVG, from the coding sequence GTGAGCACCCGTGGCAGCACCAGTGGCGTGGTCTACGTCCACTCGTCGCCGTCTGCGGTCTGTCCGCACGTCGAGTGGGCGATCTCGGGCACCCTCGGTGAGCGAGCGGACCTCAAGTGGGCGGCGCAGCCCGCGGCGCCAGGGCAGTTGCGCGCCGAATGCAACTGGTCCGGCGACGCCGGCACCGGGGCCAGACTCGTGTCCGCGCTCAGGGCGTGGCCGATGCTCAGGTTCGAGGTGACGGAGGACCCGAGTCCGGGCGTGGACGGCGTGCGGTACTGCTTCGTGCCCGTGCTGGGCCTGTGGCACGCCCGCACGAGCGCCAACGGCGACATCGTCGTGTCCGAGGACCAGCTGCGCGCCCTGGCCGCGCGCAGCCGCGGCGGGGAGTCGTTCGCGCACGGCGTGGACGAGATCCTCGGCGCCGCGTGGGACGACGCGCTGGAGCCCTTCCGGCGTGCCGGCGACGGCGCACCGGTGACCTGGCTGCACCGCGTCGGTTGA